In the Takifugu flavidus isolate HTHZ2018 chromosome 11, ASM371156v2, whole genome shotgun sequence genome, one interval contains:
- the sfrp5 gene encoding secreted frizzled-related protein 5 has protein sequence MAHGQKSPHWALSQGSFSLAPGLSVFSLLLLLITVSAADEYDYYSWQSDNFPNGRFYTKQPQCVDIPVDLRLCHNVGYKKMRLPNLLDHETMAEVKQQAGSWVPLLAKRCHADTQVFLCSLFAPVCLDRPIYPCRSLCEAVRDSCAPVMETYGFPWPEMLTCDKFPIDNDLCIPMQFTANHATQPPVPKVCPPCDNELKADNIMEHYCASDFALKMKIKEVKKEKGDRKLIAAQKKKKVLKLGVLRKKDLKKLTLYIKNGANCPCSQLDSLGSNFLIMGRKVDQQLLLMSIHKWDKKSKELKFAIKYMKSHQCPTYHTVFQ, from the exons ATGGCGCATGGACAAAAGAGCCCCCACTGGGCATTAAGCCAGGGCTCTTTCAGTTTGGCACCAGGCCTGTCagtcttctccctcctccttctcctcatcaccGTCTCGGCTGCGGACGAGTATGACTACTATAGCTGGCAGTCTGACAACTTCCCCAATGGCCGCTTCTACACCAAGCAGCCCCAGTGTGTGGACATACCCGTGGACCTGCGCCTTTGCCACAATGTAGGCTACAAGAAGATGAGGCTGCCCAACCTTCTGGACCACGAGACCATGGCAGAAGTCAAGCAGCAAGCTGGCAGTTGGGTACCCCTCCTGGCCAAACGTTGTCACGCTGATACCCAGGTCTTCCTGTGTTCGCTGTTTGCGCCCGTGTGCCTGGACAGGCCCATTTATCCCTGCCGCTCACTGTGCGAGGCCGTGAGGGACAGCTGCGCTCCAGTGATGGAAACCTACGGCTTTCCCTGGCCAGAGATGCTAACCTGTGATAAGTTCCCCATTGATAATGACCTCTGCATCCCTATGCAGTTCACTGCCAACCATGCAACCCAGCCACCAG TGCCAAAGGTTTGTCCTCCATGTGATAATGAGCTGAAAGCAGACAACATCATGGAGCACTACTGTGCCAGTGACTTTG CCCTcaagatgaaaataaaagaggTAAAGAAGGAGAAGGGTGATCGGAAGCTGATCGcggcacagaagaagaagaaggtgctGAAGCTGGGGGTGCTGAGGAAGAAAGACCTGAAGAAACTGACCTTGTACATCAAGAATGGGGCGAACTGCCCGTGTTCCCAGCTGGACAGCCTCGGGTCCAACTTTCTCATCATGGGCCGCAAAGtggaccagcagctgctgctgatgtctaTTCACAAGTGGGACAAGAAGAGCAAGGAGCTCAAGTTTGCCATCAAGTACATGAAGTCCCACCAGTGTCCCACCTATCACACCGTCTTCCAGTGA